One Niallia circulans DNA segment encodes these proteins:
- a CDS encoding sulfurtransferase TusA family protein, protein MNSNKVLDAKGLACPMPIVKTKKAMGDIETGEVLEVHTTDKGALNDLTAWAKSGGHELIKHEDENGVLKFWIKKG, encoded by the coding sequence ATGAATTCAAATAAAGTATTAGATGCTAAAGGTTTAGCTTGTCCAATGCCGATTGTAAAGACAAAAAAAGCAATGGGAGATATTGAAACAGGTGAAGTATTAGAAGTCCATACAACAGATAAAGGAGCGCTAAACGATTTAACAGCTTGGGCTAAATCAGGAGGACATGAATTAATAAAACATGAAGACGAAAATGGAGTATTAAAATTCTGGATTAAAAAGGGTTGA
- a CDS encoding MBL fold metallo-hydrolase, producing MAVNVMTSKDVTKKVLNKDELFILDVRNESDFNDWKIEGENFEYLNIPYFELLDGVDEIIGKISTNKEVLVVCAKEGSSVMVAEMLSDVGLYVFYLQGGMKAWSEHLQPVKIGDLNDGGEIYQFVRVGKGCLSYMVLSEGEAVVIDSTRMTDIYLDFAVSKGVKIRHVFDTHLHADHISGGRTIAEKTGAVYWLPPKDATEVTFSYQPLEDGNDVTIGNTTINIAALYSPGHTIGSTSFIVDDKYLLSGDILFIDSIGRPDLAGMAEDWVSDLRETLYKRYKELSDELIVLPAHFMIIDELNEDGSVAEKLGQLFTKNHGLNIDNENEFRKLVTENLPPQPNAYQEIRETNMGKINPEIDKQREMEIGPNRCAVR from the coding sequence GTGGCTGTTAATGTAATGACTTCAAAAGATGTGACGAAAAAAGTTTTGAATAAAGATGAGTTATTTATTCTGGATGTTCGTAATGAGAGTGATTTTAACGATTGGAAGATCGAAGGAGAGAACTTTGAATATTTAAATATTCCTTATTTTGAATTACTTGATGGCGTTGATGAAATTATAGGTAAAATCTCCACTAATAAAGAAGTACTAGTTGTTTGTGCAAAGGAAGGTTCATCTGTAATGGTAGCAGAAATGCTTTCTGATGTTGGATTATATGTTTTCTATTTACAGGGTGGAATGAAGGCATGGAGTGAACATTTACAACCAGTTAAGATTGGTGACTTGAATGATGGTGGCGAAATTTATCAATTTGTTCGAGTAGGTAAGGGATGTTTATCCTACATGGTGTTATCGGAAGGAGAAGCAGTAGTAATCGATTCAACGCGTATGACGGATATCTATCTTGATTTTGCAGTAAGTAAGGGAGTAAAGATTAGACACGTATTTGATACGCACCTCCATGCTGACCATATTTCCGGAGGACGTACAATTGCTGAGAAAACTGGTGCTGTCTATTGGTTACCACCTAAGGATGCAACGGAAGTGACTTTTTCTTACCAGCCATTAGAAGATGGAAATGATGTAACAATTGGTAATACAACCATTAATATTGCAGCATTGTATTCACCTGGACATACGATTGGATCAACTTCATTTATTGTAGATGATAAATACTTGCTTTCAGGTGATATTTTGTTCATTGATTCTATCGGAAGGCCTGATCTTGCAGGTATGGCAGAAGACTGGGTCAGTGATTTAAGAGAGACATTATATAAACGCTACAAAGAATTATCAGATGAACTAATTGTTCTACCAGCACACTTTATGATTATTGACGAGTTGAATGAGGATGGTAGCGTAGCAGAAAAACTAGGACAGTTGTTTACAAAAAACCATGGACTCAATATCGATAATGAAAACGAGTTTAGAAAATTAGTAACTGAAAACTTGCCGCCACAACCAAATGCATATCAAGAAATTCGTGAGACAAATATGGGGAAAATAAACCCGGAAATAGATAAACAACGTGAGATGGAAATTGGACCTAACCGTTGTGCCGTTCGTTAA
- a CDS encoding DsrE/DsrF/DrsH-like family protein, with protein sequence MNKKVAIIASNGGLFDAYKVFNIATAAAATDQEVSVFFTFEGLNLIHKEAYKQLIMPEGKEQFAEGFIKANVPPIPELVAMAKEMGVKFIGCQMTMDVMGLEKENFVDGLEVGGAVTFLKFAKDADVTLTF encoded by the coding sequence ATGAATAAAAAAGTAGCAATTATTGCAAGTAATGGTGGATTATTTGATGCTTATAAGGTTTTTAACATTGCAACTGCAGCAGCTGCAACGGATCAAGAAGTATCTGTTTTCTTTACTTTTGAAGGGTTGAATTTGATTCATAAGGAAGCATATAAGCAATTAATCATGCCTGAAGGTAAGGAGCAGTTTGCAGAAGGATTTATTAAAGCAAATGTTCCTCCCATTCCAGAATTAGTGGCTATGGCAAAAGAAATGGGAGTTAAATTTATTGGTTGTCAAATGACAATGGATGTTATGGGATTAGAAAAAGAAAATTTTGTCGATGGATTGGAAGTAGGCGGAGCAGTAACATTTTTGAAATTTGCAAAAGATGCAGATGTAACTTTAACTTTTTAA
- a CDS encoding sulfurtransferase TusA family protein encodes MTNLKANTILDAKGLACPMPLVKTKKEMNNLEAGQVLEVQATDKGSKADMKAWAESTGHHYLGTIEEGEVLKHYLRKSSNEESNEKKHPNVISNEELEKRMEVDKDIVVIDVRENVEFAFSHIPNAISIPLGELENKLNILNKNDEIYIVCRTGNRSDHAAQKLAENGFNNVINVEPGMSQWSGKTCNIND; translated from the coding sequence ATGACGAATTTAAAAGCTAATACAATTTTAGATGCTAAAGGTTTAGCATGTCCCATGCCACTTGTTAAAACAAAAAAAGAAATGAATAACTTAGAGGCAGGGCAAGTACTGGAAGTTCAAGCGACAGATAAAGGCTCTAAAGCAGATATGAAAGCTTGGGCTGAAAGCACTGGACATCACTATCTAGGAACAATTGAAGAAGGGGAAGTGCTGAAGCATTATTTGCGAAAATCTTCTAATGAAGAATCAAATGAAAAAAAACACCCAAATGTTATTAGCAATGAAGAACTAGAGAAGAGGATGGAAGTAGATAAGGACATTGTAGTTATTGACGTTAGAGAAAATGTAGAATTTGCTTTTAGCCATATTCCTAACGCTATCTCTATCCCATTGGGTGAATTGGAAAACAAATTGAATATTCTAAATAAAAATGATGAAATTTATATAGTTTGTAGAACAGGAAATCGTAGCGATCATGCTGCTCAAAAGTTAGCTGAAAATGGATTTAATAATGTAATTAATGTTGAACCTGGTATGAGTCAATGGAGTGGAAAAACATGTAATATAAATGATTAA
- a CDS encoding rhodanese-like domain-containing protein, with product MKQMTVKEVEALINEGKKLNIIDVREVDEVATGKIPSAINIPLGLIAFRMQELNKTYEYIMVCRSGARSGRATQYLEDYGFNVINMTGGMLAWEGKVE from the coding sequence ATGAAACAAATGACCGTAAAAGAAGTAGAGGCTTTAATAAATGAAGGAAAGAAATTAAATATTATTGATGTACGAGAGGTGGATGAAGTTGCCACTGGGAAAATACCAAGTGCTATTAATATCCCATTAGGGTTAATTGCGTTTCGCATGCAAGAATTAAATAAGACTTATGAATATATCATGGTGTGCCGTTCTGGTGCAAGAAGTGGTCGGGCCACACAATACCTTGAAGATTATGGATTTAATGTAATTAATATGACTGGTGGAATGCTTGCTTGGGAAGGAAAAGTAGAATAA
- a CDS encoding rhodanese-like domain-containing protein, producing MAYLNYIVLALLLFFLMRVFLPIKGVNHITTNELKKELKNKNKQFVDVRTNGEFKGNHIKGFRNIPLHQLAQVAEKDLSKEKEVIVICQSGMRSQRASKVLKSLGFINITNVKGGMNAWF from the coding sequence TTGGCATATTTAAATTATATTGTCCTTGCATTATTACTATTTTTCTTAATGAGAGTGTTTTTACCGATAAAGGGAGTTAACCATATTACCACTAATGAATTAAAAAAAGAATTAAAAAATAAGAACAAACAATTTGTTGATGTTCGAACAAATGGAGAGTTTAAAGGTAACCATATTAAAGGTTTTAGAAATATACCACTCCATCAACTTGCTCAAGTTGCAGAAAAAGACCTTTCGAAGGAAAAAGAAGTTATCGTAATTTGTCAAAGTGGAATGAGAAGTCAACGAGCAAGTAAAGTCTTAAAAAGCTTAGGCTTTATAAACATAACTAACGTTAAGGGCGGCATGAATGCTTGGTTTTAA